Proteins encoded in a region of the Nostoc sp. UHCC 0926 genome:
- a CDS encoding acyl carrier protein, producing MTMQNLELNTTSTVAPKQIPTSAEIQAWIVSYLADLLEVDSEEIEVTIPFDRYGLDSSAAVGLTGDLEDWLGCELDPTLLYDYPTVEALVLHLNSELKAKS from the coding sequence ATGACAATGCAGAATCTGGAATTGAATACCACATCTACAGTTGCACCCAAGCAGATCCCAACATCAGCAGAGATTCAAGCATGGATAGTCTCTTATCTGGCTGACTTGCTAGAAGTGGATTCAGAGGAAATCGAAGTCACAATACCTTTTGACCGCTATGGTTTAGACTCTTCAGCAGCAGTTGGTTTGACAGGGGACCTAGAAGACTGGTTGGGATGTGAACTCGATCCAACCCTACTGTACGATTATCCGACTGTCGAGGCTCTAGTTCTGCATTTGAACTCGGAGTTAAAAGCTAAAAGTTAA
- a CDS encoding TonB-dependent receptor, translating to MKYKRLVPSLLLTSVIMMLITSPSRSEEISSIGVPQSTPSTKTPANSTPQPRLVTKAQFVKPITQIRRLSEIERPTTSAETLLVQSSTQQTPPSSEVVQVTGVKANPTNKGVEVILQTSKGQQLQITNRSAGNNFIADIPNAQLRLPSGEAFTFRSDKPIAGVTQITVTNFDAKTIQVTVIGETSVPTVELFDSPNEGLIFSVANTAPSAQQQQPQTQQPQVERPESETQSSQPSASGDQPIELVVTGEQDGYRVPDASTATRTDTPLRDIPASIQVVPRQVLEDQRALRLQDAVQNVSGVTQGGNYGGTNSGSYIIRGFEQDGNFRNGFRDSDFFTLSDIANLERVEVLKGPASVLFGQAQPGGIINLVTKQPLSEPYYAADFTAGSYGFYRPTLDFSGPLNSEKTLLYRLNVAYQNSGSFRDFVDTERIFIAPSLTWKIGTNTTLNFDFEYLNNDTQFDRGIVAVGNRPAPIPISRFLGVPGANDGNSTVYRAGYRLEHRLSENWQLRNALSITINKVNNFVAEPDSLIDDRFFNRYYENSKFETDTYSLQTEVIGKFATGSIIHQPLLGIELNRSEGPLIFRDVILPPLDIFSPVNNSVVPTDPLEASFNVKTRADKLGIYLQDQITLVDNLKLLVGGRFDFTEQKNDDLLASTSTSQSDQAFSPRIGIVYQPVQPISLYASYSSSFLPVIGNSADNSVFEPQRGTQYEVGVKADLSNRLSATLAAYQITKTNVLTTDLDNPSFSIQVGEQRSRGVELDIAGEILTGWKIIATYAYTDAEITEDNQLPVGNLLNNVAKNTASLWTTYEIQRGNLQGLGFGLGLYYVGDRQGDLANSFVLPSYFRTDAALYYKRNNWKAAINIKNLLDEKYYETSQTRNVIYPGAPLTVLGTISVEF from the coding sequence ATGAAGTATAAGCGGCTTGTTCCCAGTCTGTTACTAACAAGCGTGATTATGATGTTGATTACATCTCCTAGTAGAAGCGAGGAAATATCATCAATTGGAGTTCCCCAAAGTACACCATCTACTAAAACTCCTGCAAATTCTACTCCACAACCACGTCTGGTAACCAAAGCACAGTTTGTTAAACCCATAACACAGATTCGGCGATTGAGTGAAATAGAGCGTCCCACCACCAGTGCCGAAACGTTACTGGTGCAGTCATCAACACAACAAACACCGCCTTCTTCTGAAGTCGTGCAAGTTACAGGAGTTAAGGCTAATCCCACAAATAAAGGTGTGGAGGTTATTTTACAGACATCTAAAGGACAACAACTGCAAATTACAAATCGTAGTGCTGGAAATAACTTTATCGCTGATATTCCCAATGCTCAACTGCGTCTACCGTCGGGCGAGGCATTCACATTCCGCTCAGACAAACCAATTGCTGGTGTTACACAGATAACGGTGACTAACTTTGATGCCAAGACTATCCAAGTGACGGTGATAGGTGAGACGAGTGTACCAACTGTCGAGTTGTTTGATAGTCCCAACGAAGGTCTTATCTTCAGTGTTGCGAATACTGCACCTTCGGCGCAACAACAGCAACCTCAAACCCAACAACCTCAAGTTGAGCGGCCGGAAAGTGAGACACAATCAAGCCAACCATCAGCTAGTGGTGATCAACCTATCGAGTTAGTGGTGACAGGGGAGCAAGACGGTTATCGCGTACCGGATGCTTCCACTGCCACCCGAACCGATACGCCCTTGCGCGATATCCCCGCCTCTATTCAGGTGGTGCCTCGGCAGGTGTTAGAAGACCAAAGGGCATTGCGGTTACAGGATGCAGTGCAAAACGTGAGTGGGGTTACTCAAGGGGGTAACTACGGAGGTACAAATTCAGGTAGCTATATTATTCGTGGTTTCGAGCAAGACGGAAATTTTAGAAATGGATTCCGCGATAGCGATTTCTTCACATTATCAGACATAGCAAACTTAGAACGGGTAGAGGTACTCAAAGGACCTGCCTCAGTGCTTTTCGGTCAGGCTCAACCGGGTGGGATTATTAACCTTGTTACAAAGCAGCCGCTGAGTGAGCCTTATTATGCTGCTGACTTCACCGCCGGAAGCTATGGTTTTTATCGACCGACTTTAGACTTTTCTGGTCCCCTGAATTCAGAAAAAACTTTGTTATATCGCTTGAATGTTGCTTACCAAAACTCCGGGAGTTTTCGTGACTTTGTTGACACGGAACGTATCTTCATCGCGCCATCTCTAACCTGGAAAATCGGTACAAACACAACATTAAACTTTGATTTCGAGTATCTAAACAATGATACCCAATTTGATCGAGGCATCGTCGCTGTTGGCAACAGACCTGCCCCAATTCCGATTAGCCGGTTTTTAGGCGTTCCAGGAGCAAATGATGGAAACAGTACAGTTTACAGAGCTGGTTACAGGTTAGAACATCGATTAAGTGAAAATTGGCAGCTTCGTAATGCACTTTCCATTACTATAAACAAGGTAAATAACTTCGTCGCAGAGCCAGATAGCTTAATCGATGATCGGTTCTTTAACAGATATTATGAGAATAGTAAATTTGAAACTGACACCTACAGCCTGCAAACTGAGGTAATCGGAAAGTTTGCAACCGGGTCAATTATCCACCAACCGCTTTTGGGAATAGAGCTAAACCGAAGCGAAGGTCCGTTGATTTTTAGAGACGTTATTTTGCCACCTCTCGATATTTTTAGTCCGGTGAATAACAGCGTTGTCCCTACCGATCCTCTAGAAGCTTCTTTTAATGTTAAAACTCGCGCAGATAAATTAGGGATTTATCTGCAAGATCAGATTACCCTGGTGGATAATTTGAAGCTATTGGTCGGAGGGCGTTTCGACTTTACGGAGCAGAAAAATGACGATTTGCTTGCCTCAACCAGCACCAGTCAATCCGACCAAGCTTTCAGCCCTCGTATTGGCATTGTCTACCAGCCTGTACAGCCAATCTCGCTTTATGCCAGCTATAGCAGTTCTTTCCTTCCGGTCATCGGTAATTCAGCCGATAACTCTGTTTTTGAACCTCAGAGAGGTACACAATACGAGGTGGGTGTTAAAGCAGATTTGAGTAACAGACTGTCTGCAACCCTGGCAGCTTACCAGATCACAAAAACCAACGTCCTAACCACCGATCTCGACAATCCCAGTTTTTCCATTCAAGTGGGAGAGCAACGTAGTCGGGGCGTTGAGCTAGATATAGCTGGCGAAATTCTGACTGGTTGGAAAATTATTGCCACTTACGCTTATACTGATGCTGAAATCACCGAAGATAATCAATTGCCAGTTGGTAATTTGTTGAACAACGTTGCTAAGAATACTGCCAGTCTGTGGACAACTTATGAAATCCAACGGGGGAATTTACAAGGTTTGGGATTTGGATTAGGACTGTATTATGTGGGAGACAGACAGGGTGATTTGGCAAACAGTTTTGTGTTACCTAGCTACTTCCGAACGGATGCAGCACTTTATTACAAACGCAATAACTGGAAGGCTGCAATTAATATCAAGAATCTCTTGGATGAGAAATACTACGAAACCAGCCAGACAAGAAATGTCATCTATCCAGGTGCGCCGTTGACTGTGTTGGGCACAATTTCCGTGGAGTTTTAG
- a CDS encoding fatty acyl-AMP ligase — translation MSVYSNTLITPPHFSTLVELLIYRAQNQSEQKAYTFLQSTDTEAASLTYRELHVQAQAIAASLQALNLGGERALLLYQPGLDFIAAFFGCLYAGVIAVPAYPPRRNQKLSRLQAIAADAQAKIVLTSKSILDSLQSGLNQEDLEISGLHWLATDELSNDLAQAWQPQELTNNTLAFLQYTSGSTGTPKGVMITHGNLLHNERMIEKAFGHTNKTIVVGWLPVFHDMGLIGNVLQPLYLGVPCILMSPVDFLQKPIRWLQAISHYKATTSGGPNFAYDLCIRKVTPEQLATLDLSSWEVAFTGAEPVRAETLEQFASTFAPCGFRPEAFYPCYGMAETTLIVSGGEKTALPITCNVEKAALEQNRIVKQHSSRGDIQTIVGCGQSPADQKVVIVDPQSLTMCAPEQVGEIWVAGPSVAQGYWNQAEETEKTFHAYLADTGVSDSATSVPFFRTGDLGFLQDGELFITGRLKDVIIIRGQNHYPQDIELTVENSHPALKPSSGAAFSIDFKGSERLVIVQEVERSYLRKLNVQEIVGNVRQAVIGQHGLDIFATVLIKTGSIPKTSSGKIRRQACRTAFLSGGLDVMEDWTENPQDKAKFKDLEADVNSVLKQLTPTKHL, via the coding sequence ATGAGTGTTTATTCCAACACCTTGATAACTCCACCTCATTTTTCAACGTTAGTTGAATTGCTGATTTATAGAGCGCAAAATCAATCTGAACAGAAAGCTTATACTTTTTTACAAAGTACAGACACAGAAGCAGCATCGTTGACTTATAGAGAGTTACATGTCCAAGCACAAGCGATCGCAGCTAGTCTCCAGGCTCTAAATCTTGGCGGTGAACGTGCTTTGCTTCTATATCAACCTGGTCTAGATTTTATTGCTGCTTTCTTTGGATGTTTATATGCAGGCGTTATTGCTGTTCCGGCATATCCACCCAGACGAAATCAAAAATTGTCCAGGTTGCAGGCAATAGCCGCAGATGCCCAAGCCAAGATTGTACTGACTTCTAAATCTATTTTAGATAGCCTCCAGTCTGGCTTAAATCAAGAGGATTTAGAAATTTCTGGATTGCATTGGCTAGCTACCGATGAGTTGAGTAACGATCTAGCGCAAGCATGGCAGCCGCAAGAATTGACCAATAATACCTTAGCTTTCCTTCAATACACATCTGGCTCTACAGGGACACCAAAGGGTGTGATGATCACTCATGGGAATCTCCTGCATAACGAGCGGATGATCGAGAAAGCCTTTGGACATACAAACAAAACTATTGTTGTTGGTTGGTTGCCTGTTTTCCATGACATGGGACTCATTGGAAATGTCTTGCAGCCCTTATATTTAGGGGTTCCTTGCATTCTGATGTCTCCAGTAGATTTTCTCCAAAAACCAATTCGTTGGTTGCAAGCAATATCTCACTACAAAGCTACAACTAGTGGTGGGCCAAACTTTGCTTATGATCTTTGCATTCGCAAGGTGACACCCGAACAGTTAGCGACTCTCGATCTCAGCAGTTGGGAGGTTGCCTTTACTGGTGCTGAACCTGTGCGTGCTGAGACTTTAGAACAGTTTGCTTCTACTTTTGCACCTTGTGGCTTTCGCCCAGAAGCATTTTACCCCTGCTACGGTATGGCAGAAACAACTCTGATAGTAAGCGGGGGTGAGAAAACAGCTTTACCAATCACTTGCAACGTAGAAAAAGCAGCATTAGAGCAAAACCGAATTGTGAAGCAGCATTCGAGTCGGGGAGATATCCAGACAATAGTAGGTTGTGGGCAAAGTCCTGCTGATCAGAAAGTCGTCATTGTTGATCCCCAATCCTTAACGATGTGTGCGCCTGAGCAAGTAGGGGAAATCTGGGTAGCAGGTCCGAGTGTTGCTCAAGGTTATTGGAATCAAGCTGAGGAGACAGAGAAAACTTTTCATGCGTATTTAGCAGATACTGGTGTTAGCGATAGTGCAACTTCAGTCCCATTTTTTCGCACTGGAGACTTAGGATTTTTGCAAGATGGGGAGTTATTTATCACAGGGAGACTCAAAGATGTAATTATCATTAGAGGGCAAAATCATTATCCACAAGATATTGAACTGACTGTTGAGAATAGTCATCCAGCCTTGAAACCTAGCTCAGGAGCAGCATTTTCCATCGATTTCAAGGGTTCCGAACGGCTAGTTATTGTTCAGGAGGTAGAGCGGAGTTACTTACGGAAGTTAAACGTTCAAGAAATTGTCGGAAATGTCAGACAAGCAGTGATTGGACAGCATGGGCTGGATATATTTGCTACAGTACTCATCAAGACTGGAAGTATTCCCAAAACCTCTAGTGGCAAAATTCGCCGTCAAGCTTGTCGAACTGCATTTCTTTCCGGTGGCTTAGATGTGATGGAGGATTGGACTGAGAATCCTCAGGACAAAGCTAAGTTTAAGGATCTAGAAGCAGATGTTAATTCTGTTCTAAAGCAGTTAACACCTACTAAGCACCTATGA
- a CDS encoding helix-turn-helix domain-containing protein, producing the protein MARLAPKQLNLSDGDRLKLQEVVNRHSTAQQIVLRAKIILLASEGKNHGEIARTLNISLDTARLWRNRWFETSDKELPTFERLQDSDTWFISAVLY; encoded by the coding sequence GTGGCACGATTAGCTCCAAAACAATTAAACTTGAGCGATGGCGATCGCTTAAAACTGCAAGAGGTGGTAAACCGACACAGTACAGCGCAACAAATAGTACTGCGGGCAAAAATAATTCTTCTAGCGTCAGAGGGGAAAAATCATGGCGAAATTGCTCGAACATTAAATATAAGTCTGGATACGGCTCGTTTATGGCGAAACCGGTGGTTTGAAACTAGCGATAAAGAGTTGCCTACTTTTGAGAGATTACAAGACTCAGATACTTGGTTTATTTCCGCCGTGCTGTACTAG